A window of the Mycobacteriales bacterium genome harbors these coding sequences:
- a CDS encoding DUF308 domain-containing protein yields the protein MSGTDPVVPPPPTFAPGASAAQPAGPDGGGPAPVSHRPTPLPATRTGWDVALGLVLIVTGVVVLGDVVVASVVSVLFIGWTLLIGGAVGIIVALSRIGRGGFWIGMLGGALALIAGLIFVTNTEVALLALSLAIGASMVTSGVVRLVAAVQHPEARSALVVSGGLSLVLGLLILNQWPKSALWLLGTLLGVQLVVDGLTLVLAGRPRLRAPASTATAVP from the coding sequence ATGTCCGGCACCGACCCGGTCGTTCCGCCCCCGCCGACGTTCGCGCCCGGCGCCTCCGCGGCCCAACCGGCCGGCCCCGACGGCGGCGGCCCGGCGCCCGTCTCCCACCGGCCGACTCCCCTTCCGGCGACGCGTACGGGGTGGGACGTCGCCCTCGGGCTCGTGCTGATCGTCACCGGGGTGGTGGTCCTCGGTGACGTCGTCGTCGCCAGTGTCGTCTCGGTCCTCTTCATCGGCTGGACCCTGCTGATCGGCGGCGCCGTCGGCATCATCGTGGCGCTGTCCCGGATCGGCCGGGGCGGGTTCTGGATCGGGATGCTCGGCGGCGCGCTGGCGCTGATCGCCGGACTGATCTTCGTCACCAACACCGAGGTGGCCCTGCTCGCCCTCTCCCTCGCGATCGGCGCCAGCATGGTCACCAGCGGGGTCGTGCGGCTGGTCGCCGCCGTCCAGCATCCGGAGGCGCGCTCGGCCCTGGTCGTCTCGGGCGGACTGAGCCTCGTGCTCGGGCTGCTGATCCTCAACCAGTGGCCGAAATCCGCACTGTGGCTGCTGGGCACGCTGCTCGGCGTCCAGCTCGTCGTGGACGGGCTGACCCTGGTGCTGGCCGGCCGGCCCCGGCTCAGGGCCCCGGCCTCGACCGCCACGGCCGTACCGTGA
- a CDS encoding LapA family protein, giving the protein MADDVAATPKPNPIAGFLRSRWIPIVLAVVAAVFIGQNRNRVSIDLLWLQLSAPLWLILLVAVLVGIIIAASGSRRRRRQSR; this is encoded by the coding sequence ATGGCTGACGACGTCGCGGCAACACCGAAGCCGAACCCGATCGCGGGCTTCCTGCGCAGCCGTTGGATACCGATCGTGCTGGCGGTCGTCGCCGCCGTCTTCATCGGACAGAACCGCAACCGGGTCTCGATCGACCTGTTGTGGCTGCAGCTCTCCGCGCCGTTGTGGCTGATCCTGCTCGTCGCCGTCCTCGTCGGGATCATCATCGCGGCGTCGGGCTCGCGGCGGCGACGGCGGCAGTCGAGGTGA